CCACGGCGATCTGCGCGAGCACCGCGGCGGCCTCGCGCTGCGAGACGATCGGGTTGGTGAAGAAGGAACCGGCGCTGTAGGTGTCCGGGTCGGCGGCGTCGAGCACCATGCCCTTGCCGCGTCGCAGATCCAGCACGGCCGCGCGAACCTGCGCGGCCGACGCGGTCTCGCCCTCGGCGCGGTCCAACGCCCGGGCCAGCTCGCGGTATCGCAACGGTGCGCTGACGCCGTCGGGGCGCAGCCAGAAGGAGACCCGGGTGACGATTCGGTCGTCGCGGTGTTTGAGGTTCGAGTGGCGATAGGTCAGTGCCAATTCCGCCGGCGGCACCCAGGCCGTCTTCCGACTCGCCCGGTCGTAGACCTCGACCGCGCGCAGCATGTCGGCGATCTCCACCCCGTACGCCCCCACGTTCTGCACCGGCGTCGCCCCGGTCGATCCGGGGATGCCCGAAAGGCACTCCAACCCGCCGAATCCCGCGTCGACGCTGCGGGCCACCAACCCGTCCCATTCGACGCCGGCATCGGCGGTGACGAAGGGGCGGTCGTCGACGTCGCCGAACTCCACCGTCGACGACTTGACGTGGACCACGGTTCCGTCGAATCCCTGGTCGGCCACGACGAGGTTGGAGCCGCCGCCGATGACGAGAACCGGGGTGCCGGCGTCGTCGGCGCTCGCGAGGGCATCGGTGAGCTGGGCCGTGTCGGGGGTCTCGACGAGTTCGCGCGCGGGACCGCCGAGGCGCAGCGTGGTCAGCGCGGCGATGGTGGGGGAGTTCACGACTAGTGACGCTAGCGCACCGCCGCGGCCGATTCCGCGCCGACGGCCGGTCGCGGCGCGCGGCGCCCGACTGTGATGGGATGGGATTCATGGCAACGAATCTGGAGCACACCGTCTCCTTCCCGTTCAGCACCGACCGTCTCTGGCAGCTCGTGACCGACGAGCGGTATTGGCGTGATCTGCTGGCCGCGATCAACGGCGACAAAGGTGTCCTGGAATCGTTCGAGCACAACGGCGACACGGTCACCGTCGTGTGCAAACAAGTGGTTCCCGAGGACAAACTGCCCTCGATCGTCACCAAGGTCCGCAGCGGCGACCTCGTTATCCCGCGCCGCAGCGTGCTGCGCCGCGACGGTGCCGACATCACCGGCGACCTCGCGGCATCCGTCGAGGGGGCGCCGGCGAAGATCAACGGAACCCAGGTCAGCAGCGGTGATCCGGCGTCGACGAAGTACAACGCGGCGGTCGAGGTGGGTATCCCATTCGTCGGCGGGAAGATCGAGAAGGCCATCGCCGAGCAACTCGGCGCACTGCTCGACGCGGAGCGCGACGCGACGATCGATTGGGAGGCGGGCAACCGATAGCGGTAGCCTCACCTGCATGGCACGACGTCTCAGCTATTCGGCCCGCTACCCCCAGCCCGCCGAAAAGCTCTACAAAGCGCAGATGCAGCGCGCGTATTGGGATGACATGATGGCGGGCTTCCAGATGCTCTCGCCGCACTGCGAGGTCGCCGATTTCACCGCCGACCCGTCGGTGGGGATGCGCGTGGTGCTCAAGCAGACCATCGGTCGCGACCAACTCCCGCCGCTCGCGCAGACCGTGTTGATGAAGGACATGATCATCACGCGCGAGGAGTCCTTCGGCGTCTTCCACCCCGAGGACGTCACCTCGGGCACCTACAACGCCTCGATCCCGGCCGGCCCGGGCAGCCTCACCGGTGTGCAGGAGCTGTTCAACACCGACACCGGCTGCACCATCCGCAAGACCACCGAGGTCAAGGTCTTCGTCCCGTTCGTCAACCAGAAGCTCGAGCAGATGATGCTGGTCAACCTGGTGGACCTGTTCCGCGCCGAGGCCGAGTACGCCAAGGACTGGGTCGACAAGAACCTGTGACCCGGCCCGGTCAGTAGGCTGGGCGATATGCGCGTCGCCATCGCCCAGATCAGCGCCGGGACCGATCCCGCCGCCAACCTCGGTCTGGTCGCCGACCAGATCGCGACGGCCGCCGACGGCGGCGCCGACCTGGTGGTCTTCCCCGAGGCGTCGATGTGCCGGTTCGGCGTGCCCTTGCGCGACCGTGCAGAACCCGTCGACGGTCCGTGGGCGACCGGGGTGCGCGCCGCGGCCCGGGCGCACGGTATCGCCGTCGTCGTCGGCATGTTCACGCCGGGAGCCGACGGTCGGGTGCGCAATACCGCCTTGGTCGTCGATCGCACCGGTGCGGTGCGCACCTACGACAAGATGCACTGCTACGACGCCTTCGGCTACACCGAATCCGACACCGTCGAGCCCGGGACGCATCCGGTGCTCCTCGACCTCCCGCTCGCCGACGGCACGACGGCTCGGCTGGGCGTGGCCATCTGCTACGACATCCGGTTCCCCGAGTTGTTCGGGGCGTTGGCCGACGCCGGGGCGCAGGTGATCGCCGTCCCCACGTCGTGGGGGGTGGGGCCGGGCAAGGCGGAGCAGTGGCGCATCCTGACCTCGGCCCGGGCGCTGGATTCGGGTGCCTTCCTCGTCGCCGCCGATCAAGCCGCACCGGCCGATCCCGCCGCGCGGAAGGGGCCGGCCGGGATCGGGATCAGCCGCCTGATCGATCCGTTCGGTAGCGTGGTGGACGACGAATACACCGAATCCCCGCAGTTGCGGGTACACCGGATCGATCTTGCCGACGTGACCCGGGCGCGGGATACCCTCGGCATGCGGTCGAATCGACGGCCGATCGGGGCCGTCGACCTCGGGGGCGACCGGCGTACCCCTGCGGAGGGCTGATAGGAGACACCCTGTGACGACCGAGGACGAATGGACCGCGGCCGACGGCCCGTCGCTGGAGAAATCCCCGCCCCGAACGCCCGAACCGGCCACCGAGCCGCTGCGGCCCGCGGTCACGAAATCCGCGCCGCGCAAGTCGGCGGGAACCAAGCGCAACCGCAAGCGCTGGATCGGCGCGGGAATCGTCGCCGCCCTCGTCGTGGCACTCGTCGGCCTCGGCGCCGGCGAGCTCTACCTGCGGCACGAGGTGAAGGCGTGCATGGCCAAGGCCTTCGGCTCCCTCACCGGCGAGAAGACCGACGTCTCGTTGAGCGCCAAGCCGATGCTGCTGCAGGCGTTGACCAAGAAGATCCCGTTCGTCGAGGTCAACTCGTCGGGATCGGGCGACGGGCGGCTGCACCTGCGCGTCGACGACATCGCCGCCGCCGGGAACCAGTCGACGATCAGCAAGGTCGACGGCGACGGGATCATGCCCTTCACCCAGCTCCTGGCCACCGCGCGGGCCGGTAACGGCTTCGGCGCCGGCCAATCCGACGACCCGTCCGCGGACCCGCTGGGACAACTGGCCGGCAATGCGCAGCTGGAGTCGATCCGTTCCAACGGGGACGGTTCCTTCGACGTGACGGCCACCGTGCAGGCCGTCATCATCCCGCTGCCCGTCACCGTCACACTCAAGCCCGACGTCGCGAATGGCAAGCCGCACCTCACCGTGGTGAAGGCGAACATGCTGGCGTTCGGGATTCCGCCGAACTTCGCGCAGACCGTCGTCGACAACCTCACCCAGGCGATCAGCGGGCCGATGCTCAAGGGCATGACCCTGACCAAGTTCGAGGTTCAGGGCGAGGGGTTGGCCTTCGCCCTGCACGGCCAGAACGTCACCGTCGACGAGAATCTGGCCCGGCCGCGCAGCAACTGCGGCGATTTCACCGTCGCTGCGTAGGCGCGTTCACATCAGCTCCCGAATTTCACAGCTTCTACCGTCGCTTCGGTAGCTTCCGTGGATTTCGGTAGCCGTTGTGCCGGCTAGTCGAAGACGACGGTCTTCCCGCCGTGCACCAGCACCCGGTCCTCCAGGTGCCACCGCACACCGCGGGCGAGGACGAGGGTCTCGATGTCGCGCCCCTGCCGGACCATGTCGGCGACGCTGTCGGAATGGTCGACGCGGATCACGTCCTGCTCGATGATCGGACCGGCGTCGAGTTCGGCCGTGACGTAGTGGCAGGTCGCGCCGATCAGCTTCACCCCGCGTGCATAGGCCTGGTGGTAGGGCCGGGCGCCGACGAAGCTCGGCAGGAAGCTGTGGTGGATGTTGATGGCTCGCGACGACCACCGCTCGCATAGGTCGGCGGGCAGGATCTGCATGAAGCGCGCCAGCACGATGGCATCCGGCTCGTGCTCGTCGACGATCGCCGAGACCTTCTCGAATGCCTGCGCCTTGCCGCCGGAGGCCTCGTCGAAGCCGACCAGGTGGAAGGGCACGTCGAACCGCTCGACGAGTTCGCCGAGTGCGGCGTGGTTGCCGATCACCGCGCTGATCTCGCCGGGGAACTCGCCGCGCCGGGCCCGGCCGAGCAGGTCGATCAGGCAATGGTTGTCCTTGCTCACCAGCACGACGACCTTCTTGGGTGCAGCGGAATCGGTGAGCCGCCACTCGGTGTCCGGGTGGAACTGCTCGGCGGCCAGCGCGCCGAACCGATCGCGCAATTCGTCGATCCCGCAGTCCAGCGAGTCGGCCCGCACCGCCTGCCGGGTGAAGAACCAGTTGGTGTCGACGTCGGAGTGGTAGGCGGCCTCGGTGATCCAGGCGCCGGCGTCGGCGAGGAACCCGGCGATCCGGGCGACGATGCCGGTCTCGTCGGGGCACCCGAGGGTGAGGGTGAACCGACGGTCGGCGGTGGTGGCGGGGGTAGTCACCTTCCCAGTGTGCCAAGCTGGCTCCCATGAGCGAACACGACCTCACCCGTGAGCAGGTGGCGGCCATGATCGACCACACGCTGCTGGCGCCGGAGGCGACGCGGGATCAGGCGCGTGCCACCGCCGCCGAAGCCGCCGAACTCGGCGTCTACGCCGTCTGCCTCTCGCCGTCGATGCTGCCGATCGACACCGGCGGGCAACGGCTCGCCGTCGTGGCCGGCTTCCCGTCGGGCCAGCACCACTCGTTGGTGAAGGCGGCCGAGGCGCGGATGGCCGTCGACCAGGGGGCCAACGAGATCGACATGGTGATCGACATCGGCGCCGCCGTCGACGGGCGCTACGACGAGGTGTTCGCCGACGTGCTCACCGTCGCACAGGCCATCGCCGACGACGGGGCGCTGCTGAAGGTCATCGTCGAATCCGCGGTCCTGCTGCGCGACGCCGGCCCCGACGCCCTGCAGCGGGTCTGCGAACGCGCGGTGGCCGCCGGAGCCGGCATGGTCAAGACCTCGACGGGCTTTCACCCGGCCGGAGGGGCGAGCATAGAGGCGGTGCGGCTCATGGCCGATACCGTCGGAAAAGATGCCGGGGTCAAGGCCAGCGGCGGGATCCGTGACGCGGGATTCGCCGCGCAGTTGATCGCGGCGGGTGCGACGCGGCTCGGGCTCTCGCAGTCGGCCGCCGTGCTCGACGGGTTTCCCGCCGCGGCGGGAAACTGACAACGCGGTCACACCAGGCACCCCACAGGATCCGCCGTTACCCTTGCGCTATGCGCGCAATCCGTCCGAATCGACGCACCGTGCTGGCAGCCGCCGGCGTGGGCGCGCTGGGCATGGCGACGGCCGCGTGCGGCAGCGGCGACGACAACGGCAGGGCGGGACCGGCCACGCCGACCGTCCGCGTCGACTACTCGGCCGGAAAGAACCCGATCAATCCCACCGAGAAGGTGACGGTCACCGCCACGGGCGGTCTGCTCAACCCAGACGTGCGCCTGCTGCGCCCCGACGGCACCGTCGTGCCCGGCACGATGTCCGACGACCGGAGCACCTTCACCGTCGACGCGCCGCTCGGCTACGGCAAGACCTACCGGTGGTCGGGCTCGGCGACCGGATACGACCGCCTCACCGCGCCGCTGACCGGCACCGTGGTCACCGTCGCACCCAAGGCGATCGCCGAGATGAACGTCAACATCGGCGACGGCCAGGAGGTGGGCATCGCGGCGCCGGTCATCCTCAAGTTCGACCGCACCATCGATAACAAGGAAGCCGTCGAGAAGGCGTTGACGGTGACCACGCACCCGCACACCGAGGGGTCGTGGGGATGGCTCGGCGAGGACAACGGATCGCGCGTGCACTGGCGGCCCAAGGAGTACTACCGGCCCGGCACCAAGGTGCACGTCGCGGCCAAGCTCTACGGCCTAGACATGGGCGGCGGCACCTACGGCGACAGCGACATCACCGTCGACTTCACGATCGGCCGGTCGCAGATCGTGAAGGCCGACGCCAATTCCCACCAGATCGTCGTGGTGCGCGACGGCGCGCCCGTCATGACGCTGCCGTGCAGCTACGGCGGCGGCGACCTCGACCGCAACGTCACCCGCTCGGGTACCCACGTCGTCACCGAGAAGTGGGCCGATTTCTACATGACCAACCCGGCCGCCGGATACTTCCGGATCCGGGAGCGGTGGGCCGTGCGCATCTCCAACAACGGCGAGTTCATCCACGCGAACCCGCAGACCGTCGGGGTGCAGGGCGCCGCGAACGTCACCAACGGATGCATCAACCTCTCGCTGCCGAACGCGGAGCGTTACTTCCAGACCGCGCTCTACGGCGACCCGGTGGAGGTCACCGGAACC
This genomic interval from Gordonia sp. X0973 contains the following:
- a CDS encoding DUF2993 domain-containing protein, with translation MTTEDEWTAADGPSLEKSPPRTPEPATEPLRPAVTKSAPRKSAGTKRNRKRWIGAGIVAALVVALVGLGAGELYLRHEVKACMAKAFGSLTGEKTDVSLSAKPMLLQALTKKIPFVEVNSSGSGDGRLHLRVDDIAAAGNQSTISKVDGDGIMPFTQLLATARAGNGFGAGQSDDPSADPLGQLAGNAQLESIRSNGDGSFDVTATVQAVIIPLPVTVTLKPDVANGKPHLTVVKANMLAFGIPPNFAQTVVDNLTQAISGPMLKGMTLTKFEVQGEGLAFALHGQNVTVDENLARPRSNCGDFTVAA
- the deoC gene encoding deoxyribose-phosphate aldolase, giving the protein MSEHDLTREQVAAMIDHTLLAPEATRDQARATAAEAAELGVYAVCLSPSMLPIDTGGQRLAVVAGFPSGQHHSLVKAAEARMAVDQGANEIDMVIDIGAAVDGRYDEVFADVLTVAQAIADDGALLKVIVESAVLLRDAGPDALQRVCERAVAAGAGMVKTSTGFHPAGGASIEAVRLMADTVGKDAGVKASGGIRDAGFAAQLIAAGATRLGLSQSAAVLDGFPAAAGN
- a CDS encoding carbon-nitrogen hydrolase family protein, producing MRVAIAQISAGTDPAANLGLVADQIATAADGGADLVVFPEASMCRFGVPLRDRAEPVDGPWATGVRAAARAHGIAVVVGMFTPGADGRVRNTALVVDRTGAVRTYDKMHCYDAFGYTESDTVEPGTHPVLLDLPLADGTTARLGVAICYDIRFPELFGALADAGAQVIAVPTSWGVGPGKAEQWRILTSARALDSGAFLVAADQAAPADPAARKGPAGIGISRLIDPFGSVVDDEYTESPQLRVHRIDLADVTRARDTLGMRSNRRPIGAVDLGGDRRTPAEG
- a CDS encoding Ig-like domain-containing protein, with product MRAIRPNRRTVLAAAGVGALGMATAACGSGDDNGRAGPATPTVRVDYSAGKNPINPTEKVTVTATGGLLNPDVRLLRPDGTVVPGTMSDDRSTFTVDAPLGYGKTYRWSGSATGYDRLTAPLTGTVVTVAPKAIAEMNVNIGDGQEVGIAAPVILKFDRTIDNKEAVEKALTVTTHPHTEGSWGWLGEDNGSRVHWRPKEYYRPGTKVHVAAKLYGLDMGGGTYGDSDITVDFTIGRSQIVKADANSHQIVVVRDGAPVMTLPCSYGGGDLDRNVTRSGTHVVTEKWADFYMTNPAAGYFRIRERWAVRISNNGEFIHANPQTVGVQGAANVTNGCINLSLPNAERYFQTALYGDPVEVTGTRIALSESDGDIFDWAYSWPQWKGLSAIRHKVPKRSAPATPRGAPVVPSAHPAAPPQPAAPHR
- a CDS encoding DUF2505 domain-containing protein, translated to MARRLSYSARYPQPAEKLYKAQMQRAYWDDMMAGFQMLSPHCEVADFTADPSVGMRVVLKQTIGRDQLPPLAQTVLMKDMIITREESFGVFHPEDVTSGTYNASIPAGPGSLTGVQELFNTDTGCTIRKTTEVKVFVPFVNQKLEQMMLVNLVDLFRAEAEYAKDWVDKNL
- a CDS encoding DUF2505 domain-containing protein, which produces MATNLEHTVSFPFSTDRLWQLVTDERYWRDLLAAINGDKGVLESFEHNGDTVTVVCKQVVPEDKLPSIVTKVRSGDLVIPRRSVLRRDGADITGDLAASVEGAPAKINGTQVSSGDPASTKYNAAVEVGIPFVGGKIEKAIAEQLGALLDAERDATIDWEAGNR
- the purU gene encoding formyltetrahydrofolate deformylase, translated to MTTPATTADRRFTLTLGCPDETGIVARIAGFLADAGAWITEAAYHSDVDTNWFFTRQAVRADSLDCGIDELRDRFGALAAEQFHPDTEWRLTDSAAPKKVVVLVSKDNHCLIDLLGRARRGEFPGEISAVIGNHAALGELVERFDVPFHLVGFDEASGGKAQAFEKVSAIVDEHEPDAIVLARFMQILPADLCERWSSRAINIHHSFLPSFVGARPYHQAYARGVKLIGATCHYVTAELDAGPIIEQDVIRVDHSDSVADMVRQGRDIETLVLARGVRWHLEDRVLVHGGKTVVFD
- a CDS encoding UDP-N-acetylmuramate dehydrogenase; this encodes MNSPTIAALTTLRLGGPARELVETPDTAQLTDALASADDAGTPVLVIGGGSNLVVADQGFDGTVVHVKSSTVEFGDVDDRPFVTADAGVEWDGLVARSVDAGFGGLECLSGIPGSTGATPVQNVGAYGVEIADMLRAVEVYDRASRKTAWVPPAELALTYRHSNLKHRDDRIVTRVSFWLRPDGVSAPLRYRELARALDRAEGETASAAQVRAAVLDLRRGKGMVLDAADPDTYSAGSFFTNPIVSQREAAAVLAQIAVVVGPDVPIPQFPSGTDTKLSAGWLIERAGFTKGYPGADAPVRLSTKHTLALTNRGSATTADLLALAREVRDGVSARFGVTLTPEPVFVNCRL